A window of Corallococcus macrosporus DSM 14697 contains these coding sequences:
- a CDS encoding ribonucleoside-diphosphate reductase subunit alpha translates to MNFDTPVKPAANMTVPPVSSGPSTPATTTAPASTAASAAVASEPTAGDFGATSMRVRKRNGGTETVDLNKIVRAVGRSCQGLPRVDAMRVATKTISGLYDGATTRELDSLSIQTAAALIVEEPEYGRLSARLLATFIQKEVSNQDIHSFSQSVAAGHKHGLIADRLLQFVQANARKLNAAIDPSRNDLFEYFGLRTVYDRYLLKNPQTREVLETPQEFFLRVASALSGDNVNEAIELYRLFSSLEYLPSSPTLFNSGTRHEQLSSCFLLDSPADELDAIYKKYSDIAMLSKFSGGIGVAYHRVRARGSLIKSTNGHSNGIVPWLKTLDASVAAVNQGGKRKGACCVYLETWHADIEDFLELRENTGDDARRTHNLNLANWVPDLFMKRVEADGDWSLFDPKAVPHFTDLYGDAFERAYAKAEADGLAMRKVKARDLYARMMKSLAQTGNGWMTFKDISNRKSNQTGKDGNVIHLSNLCTEILEVTSQGETAVCNLGSLNLSRMLVDGKFDFERLRANAQLAMRQLDRVIDLNYYPIPAAASSNKRWRPVGLGLMGLQDVFFQLKLAFDSAEARALSKKISEEIYFAALTTSCELAEQYGAHASFPETRAARGELQFDHWGVVPEDTARWDALRQRIMKHGLRNSLMIAIAPTATIASIVGCYECIEPQVSNLFKRETLSGDFLQVNRYLVRDLQALGLWNENTRNRIKMAEGSVQDLTELPEHLRAVYRTAWELPMRSLLDMGADRGAFIDQSQSLNLFVETPNIGKLSSMYFYAWQKGLKTTYYLRSRPATRIAKATVGAGGGASVAQAAPAPVAKATEAEAVACSLENPEACEACQ, encoded by the coding sequence GTGAACTTCGATACGCCCGTGAAGCCCGCCGCCAACATGACCGTCCCGCCCGTCTCCTCCGGCCCGTCCACGCCGGCGACGACGACAGCGCCGGCCAGCACCGCTGCCTCGGCCGCGGTGGCTTCCGAGCCCACGGCGGGCGACTTCGGCGCGACCTCCATGCGCGTGCGCAAGCGCAACGGCGGCACGGAGACGGTGGACCTCAACAAGATTGTCCGCGCGGTGGGCCGCTCCTGCCAGGGGCTGCCCCGCGTGGACGCCATGCGCGTGGCCACCAAGACGATCTCCGGCCTGTATGACGGCGCCACCACGCGCGAGCTGGACAGCCTCTCCATCCAGACGGCCGCCGCCCTCATCGTGGAGGAGCCCGAGTACGGCCGCCTCTCCGCGCGCCTGCTGGCCACCTTCATCCAGAAGGAGGTCAGCAACCAGGACATCCACTCCTTCAGCCAGTCCGTCGCCGCGGGCCACAAGCACGGCCTCATCGCGGACCGCCTGCTCCAGTTCGTCCAGGCCAACGCGCGCAAGCTGAACGCGGCCATCGACCCGTCGCGCAACGACCTCTTCGAGTACTTCGGCCTGCGCACCGTCTACGACCGGTACCTGCTGAAGAACCCGCAGACGCGCGAGGTGCTGGAGACGCCGCAGGAGTTCTTCCTCCGCGTGGCCAGCGCGCTCAGCGGCGACAACGTGAACGAGGCCATCGAGCTGTACCGGCTGTTCAGCTCGCTGGAGTACCTGCCCAGCTCCCCCACCCTGTTCAACTCGGGGACGCGCCACGAGCAGCTCTCCAGCTGCTTCCTGCTGGACTCGCCCGCGGACGAGCTGGACGCCATCTACAAGAAGTACTCGGACATCGCGATGCTGTCGAAGTTCTCTGGCGGCATCGGCGTGGCGTACCACCGGGTGCGCGCGCGCGGCTCGCTCATCAAGTCCACCAACGGGCACTCCAACGGCATCGTCCCCTGGCTGAAGACGCTGGACGCCTCCGTGGCGGCGGTGAACCAGGGTGGCAAGCGCAAGGGCGCGTGCTGCGTGTACCTGGAGACGTGGCACGCGGACATCGAGGACTTCCTGGAGCTGCGTGAGAACACCGGCGACGACGCGCGCCGCACGCACAACCTGAACCTGGCCAACTGGGTGCCGGACCTCTTCATGAAGCGCGTGGAGGCGGACGGCGACTGGAGCCTGTTCGACCCGAAGGCCGTCCCCCACTTCACGGACCTGTACGGTGACGCCTTCGAGCGGGCCTACGCGAAGGCCGAGGCGGACGGCCTGGCCATGCGCAAGGTGAAGGCGCGTGACCTCTACGCCCGGATGATGAAGAGCCTGGCGCAGACGGGCAACGGCTGGATGACCTTCAAGGACATCAGCAACCGCAAGAGCAACCAGACGGGCAAGGACGGCAACGTCATCCACCTGTCCAACCTGTGCACCGAAATCCTGGAGGTGACGAGCCAGGGTGAGACGGCGGTGTGCAACCTGGGCTCGCTGAACCTGAGCCGGATGCTGGTGGACGGGAAGTTCGACTTCGAGCGGCTGCGCGCCAACGCCCAGCTCGCGATGCGGCAGCTCGACCGCGTCATCGACCTGAACTACTACCCCATCCCCGCGGCGGCCTCGTCCAACAAGCGCTGGCGCCCGGTGGGCCTGGGCCTGATGGGCCTCCAGGACGTCTTCTTCCAGCTCAAGCTGGCCTTCGACTCCGCGGAGGCGCGCGCGCTGTCCAAGAAGATCTCGGAGGAGATCTACTTCGCGGCGCTGACCACCTCCTGCGAGCTGGCCGAGCAGTACGGCGCGCACGCGTCCTTCCCGGAGACGCGGGCGGCCCGGGGCGAGCTCCAGTTCGACCACTGGGGCGTGGTGCCCGAGGACACGGCGCGCTGGGACGCGCTGCGCCAGCGCATCATGAAGCACGGCCTGCGCAACTCGCTGATGATCGCCATTGCCCCCACGGCGACGATTGCGTCCATCGTGGGCTGCTACGAGTGCATCGAGCCGCAGGTGTCCAACCTGTTCAAGCGCGAGACGCTGTCGGGTGACTTCCTCCAGGTGAACCGCTACCTGGTGCGCGACCTCCAGGCGCTGGGGCTGTGGAACGAGAACACCCGCAACCGCATCAAGATGGCGGAGGGCAGCGTGCAGGACCTCACGGAGCTGCCGGAGCACCTGCGCGCGGTGTACCGCACGGCGTGGGAGCTGCCGATGCGCTCGCTGCTGGACATGGGCGCGGACCGCGGGGCGTTCATCGACCAGAGCCAGTCGCTGAACCTCTTCGTGGAGACGCCGAACATCGGGAAGCTGTCCTCGATGTACTTCTACGCGTGGCAGAAGGGCCTGAAGACTACCTACTACCTGCGCTCGCGTCCGGCGACGCGGATTGCCAAGGCGACGGTGGGTGCGGGTGGCGGCGCCAGCGTGGCGCAGGCGGCCCCTGCCCCGGTGGCGAAGGCGACCGAGGCCGAGGCGGTGGCCTGCTCGCTGGAGAACCCCGAGGCGTGCGAGGCCTGCCAGTAG
- a CDS encoding ribonucleotide-diphosphate reductase subunit beta: MLLNPGLNLTLRPMAYPQFFEMYRNAIKNTWTVEEVDFSTDLVDLRSKMTDAERHLIHRLVAFFATGDSIVGNNLVLNLYKHLNAPEARMYLSRQLYEEALHVQFYLTLLDTYVPDPAERAKAFAAIDNIPSIQRKARFCMKWMDSIQGLDTLQTKAHRRQFLLNLICFAGCIEGLFFFAAFAYVYFLRSKGLLNGLAAGTNWVFRDESAHMAFAFESIQVARKEEPDLFDAQMERDVVAMLREAVDCETQFAQDLLSGGVMGLSVQDMRGYLEYVADQRLQMLGMSPVFGTKNPLHFMDLQDVQELTNFFERRVSSYQVAVGVGAATDVVLDAAF; the protein is encoded by the coding sequence ATGCTGTTGAACCCTGGGCTGAATCTCACGCTGCGCCCGATGGCGTATCCGCAGTTCTTCGAGATGTACCGGAACGCCATCAAGAACACCTGGACCGTGGAGGAGGTGGACTTCTCCACGGACCTGGTGGACCTGCGCTCGAAGATGACGGACGCGGAGCGGCACCTCATCCACCGGCTGGTGGCGTTCTTCGCGACGGGCGACAGCATCGTCGGCAACAACCTGGTGCTGAACCTCTACAAGCACCTGAACGCGCCCGAGGCGCGGATGTACCTGTCGCGCCAGCTCTATGAAGAGGCGCTGCACGTCCAGTTCTACCTGACGCTGCTGGACACGTACGTGCCGGACCCGGCGGAGCGGGCGAAGGCCTTCGCGGCCATCGACAACATCCCCTCCATCCAGCGCAAGGCGCGGTTCTGCATGAAGTGGATGGACAGCATCCAGGGCCTGGACACGCTGCAGACAAAGGCGCACCGGCGGCAGTTCCTGCTGAACCTCATCTGCTTCGCGGGCTGCATTGAAGGCCTCTTCTTCTTCGCGGCCTTCGCCTACGTGTACTTCCTGCGCAGCAAGGGCCTGTTGAACGGCCTGGCGGCGGGCACCAACTGGGTGTTCCGGGACGAGAGCGCGCATATGGCCTTCGCCTTCGAGTCCATCCAGGTGGCGCGCAAGGAGGAGCCGGACCTCTTCGACGCGCAGATGGAGCGCGACGTGGTGGCCATGCTCCGCGAGGCCGTGGACTGCGAGACGCAGTTCGCCCAGGACCTCCTGAGCGGCGGCGTCATGGGCCTGTCCGTGCAGGACATGCGAGGCTACCTGGAGTACGTGGCGGACCAGCGGCTCCAGATGCTGGGCATGTCGCCCGTGTTCGGCACGAAGAACCCGCTGCACTTCATGGACCTGCAGGACGTGCAGGAGCTCACGAACTTCTTCGAGCGCCGCGTGTCGTCGTACCAGGTGGCCGTGGGTGTGGGTGCGGCGACCGACGTGGTTCTCGACGCGGCGTTCTGA
- a CDS encoding ISKra4-like element ISMfu2 family transposase — MSKVMLEVPEEVAKLLKVMEAKLRQEGAAGKSFGEVDPEGALKAIDEAAAALQCDAKRRLLQGYDVDAPRLQLAGQLHSRVGRYTATYKTRQGPVEVERSLYRQVGVRNGPTVDTVSLRAGCVADGWMPEAAVPMAYLLARGTSREAEATARQMGVLPYCRASFERVGHEVGALYGGQRSRVEVVLAQEMRVPRGTRGVSVSMDRVAVPMEEPKKRPVGRPRKGAPTRPVDVVWRMAYAACLTFHDAHGEALGTIRYGRMPRGEAREVAERLARDVQALVSRRRGLYVAVLTDGAPELHALLDEALATHAPAAKKPVRLVDFWHLMEKLGAAARVVAGEETASALREKWKLSLLNTPGAAWAIAMALHASGKRHVVLGDGKPVHEALTYLENHGERMHYAEARARGLPIGSGNVEATCKSLVSLRMKRPGARWREASGQHILDLRALVLSERWDAAMNLTLAPQRAEVRRAA; from the coding sequence GTGTCGAAGGTGATGCTTGAGGTACCCGAGGAAGTCGCGAAGTTGCTCAAAGTCATGGAGGCGAAGCTGCGGCAGGAGGGCGCGGCGGGGAAAAGCTTCGGGGAAGTGGACCCGGAAGGCGCGTTGAAGGCCATTGATGAGGCGGCCGCGGCGTTGCAGTGCGATGCGAAGCGGAGGTTGCTTCAAGGCTACGACGTCGACGCCCCCCGTCTCCAACTCGCAGGCCAGCTCCACTCCCGGGTCGGCCGGTACACGGCGACGTACAAGACGCGGCAAGGGCCTGTCGAAGTAGAGCGAAGCCTCTATCGACAGGTAGGGGTGAGAAACGGGCCCACGGTGGACACCGTCAGCCTGCGCGCTGGGTGCGTGGCCGATGGGTGGATGCCCGAGGCGGCAGTGCCCATGGCGTACCTGCTGGCCCGGGGGACCTCGAGAGAGGCGGAAGCGACGGCGCGCCAGATGGGCGTGCTGCCCTACTGCCGAGCCTCGTTCGAGCGGGTGGGGCATGAGGTGGGAGCGCTGTACGGCGGCCAGCGGTCTCGGGTGGAGGTGGTGCTGGCCCAGGAGATGCGAGTGCCCCGAGGCACCCGCGGCGTGAGCGTCAGCATGGACAGGGTGGCCGTGCCGATGGAGGAGCCGAAGAAGCGGCCGGTGGGCCGCCCTCGCAAGGGCGCCCCCACGCGCCCGGTGGACGTCGTCTGGCGCATGGCCTACGCCGCCTGCCTCACCTTCCATGATGCCCACGGCGAAGCCCTGGGCACCATCCGCTACGGACGGATGCCACGGGGCGAGGCCCGAGAGGTGGCAGAACGCCTGGCCCGCGACGTCCAGGCCCTGGTTTCCAGGCGGCGCGGCCTGTACGTCGCCGTCCTCACCGACGGTGCCCCTGAGTTGCACGCCTTGCTGGACGAGGCGCTGGCCACCCATGCCCCGGCGGCCAAGAAGCCGGTGCGTCTGGTGGACTTCTGGCACCTGATGGAGAAGCTCGGGGCTGCGGCTCGCGTGGTGGCTGGAGAAGAGACGGCCTCCGCGCTGCGTGAGAAATGGAAGCTGTCCCTGCTCAACACGCCCGGGGCGGCGTGGGCCATTGCCATGGCGTTGCACGCCAGCGGCAAGCGGCATGTCGTCCTCGGTGACGGCAAACCGGTGCACGAGGCCCTCACCTACCTGGAGAACCACGGCGAGCGAATGCACTATGCCGAGGCGCGCGCACGGGGACTTCCCATTGGCAGCGGCAACGTGGAGGCTACCTGCAAGTCTCTCGTCTCCCTGCGCATGAAGCGCCCTGGCGCCCGCTGGAGGGAGGCGTCCGGCCAGCACATCCTGGACTTGCGCGCCCTGGTGCTCTCGGAACGGTGGGACGCGGCCATGAACCTCACGCTTGCGCCGCAGAGGGCCGAGGTACGGCGCGCAGCATGA
- a CDS encoding SIR2 family NAD-dependent protein deacylase: protein MMKPDWRWVAPRLASLYHRGLLVPFIGAGLSRPACPGWGGLITRLEAAAATGAGTGEDPLSLIRRANKTVLALRHRGQGALEKAVREALTTTPVTIPESATCLADIWWPLVITTNYDNLYPSSVSSRWKIRPLVLGRSPMHCFQVGRVLREPLAPALWAIQGYLDTPCDEHFDFQNQLASELVVGHEEYRRVTHREPHFRRAFAEIYRNRSLLFVGSGLQDQYLLDLFSEIREFYGPNGHLHFAFAPEGELDVDFLLREFQVAVVEYSVPSNNPTDHSNRHRHLRELKHAIDVAPSPSRWDYQVARPSRDSVACFSVEH, encoded by the coding sequence ATGATGAAACCAGACTGGAGGTGGGTCGCGCCGCGACTCGCTTCGCTCTACCACCGAGGTCTTCTAGTCCCCTTCATCGGCGCGGGATTGTCACGCCCAGCGTGCCCAGGCTGGGGGGGGTTAATCACGCGACTGGAAGCCGCCGCAGCCACCGGCGCGGGCACCGGGGAAGACCCCCTTTCCCTCATCCGTCGCGCGAACAAGACGGTCCTCGCGCTCCGCCATCGCGGACAGGGCGCGCTCGAGAAAGCCGTCCGCGAGGCGCTCACCACGACTCCCGTGACGATCCCGGAGAGCGCCACATGCCTTGCGGACATCTGGTGGCCGCTAGTCATCACCACCAACTACGACAACCTCTATCCCTCCAGCGTTTCCTCAAGGTGGAAGATTCGACCGCTCGTGCTCGGACGATCCCCCATGCATTGCTTCCAGGTGGGCCGTGTCCTGCGTGAGCCCCTTGCCCCAGCGCTTTGGGCCATCCAGGGATATCTGGACACGCCGTGCGATGAACATTTCGATTTCCAAAACCAGTTGGCATCGGAGCTGGTCGTGGGCCACGAGGAGTACCGTCGGGTGACGCATCGGGAGCCGCATTTCCGGCGCGCCTTCGCAGAGATATACCGTAACAGGAGCCTGTTGTTCGTAGGCTCAGGGCTGCAGGATCAGTATCTCCTCGATCTCTTCTCCGAGATCCGCGAGTTTTATGGTCCTAACGGTCACTTGCACTTCGCATTCGCCCCCGAGGGCGAATTGGACGTGGACTTTCTCCTGCGCGAATTTCAGGTTGCCGTTGTCGAGTATTCAGTGCCCAGCAATAATCCGACGGACCACTCGAATCGCCATCGGCATCTGCGAGAACTCAAGCATGCCATCGATGTTGCTCCATCGCCCAGCCGCTGGGATTACCAAGTCGCCCGTCCATCCAGAGACAGCGTCGCATGTTTCTCGGTAGAGCACTGA
- the tnpA gene encoding IS66 family insertion sequence element accessory protein TnpA, with protein MANAELWKKRVEEWRTSGLSAEEYCRGKEFTPSPLYRWSSRLAKAGRGEAEAAVPLVRLVTSPAREEAAPGAGLVVIEAHGARVLVPAGADVATVGVALAALGTASRGGPR; from the coding sequence ATGGCGAATGCGGAGCTGTGGAAGAAGCGAGTGGAGGAGTGGCGCACCAGTGGGCTGAGCGCGGAGGAGTACTGCCGTGGGAAGGAGTTCACGCCCAGCCCGCTGTACCGGTGGTCGAGTCGGCTGGCGAAGGCGGGGCGTGGAGAAGCGGAGGCGGCGGTGCCGCTGGTGAGGCTGGTTACTTCCCCGGCCCGCGAGGAAGCCGCACCTGGTGCAGGACTCGTCGTCATTGAGGCGCACGGGGCGCGGGTGCTGGTGCCCGCGGGGGCGGACGTGGCGACGGTAGGCGTGGCGCTGGCGGCGCTGGGTACGGCGAGCCGGGGCGGGCCGCGATGA
- the tnpB gene encoding IS66 family insertion sequence element accessory protein TnpB (TnpB, as the term is used for proteins encoded by IS66 family insertion elements, is considered an accessory protein, since TnpC, encoded by a neighboring gene, is a DDE family transposase.) — MIPHGVEIFLGLEPIDLRWGFERLSGLVEERLGRKPRSGALFVFFGKRRTALKVLFYDGTGLCLFYKRLDTGCFQVPRGLEEGATSLAVEEHVLEELLDGLRVEAPRRGPRPH, encoded by the coding sequence ATGATTCCGCACGGCGTCGAAATCTTCCTGGGCCTGGAGCCGATTGACTTGCGCTGGGGCTTCGAGCGGCTGTCTGGGTTGGTGGAGGAGAGGCTGGGACGCAAGCCTCGCAGCGGCGCCCTCTTCGTCTTCTTCGGCAAGCGGCGCACGGCGCTGAAGGTACTCTTCTACGACGGCACGGGGCTGTGCCTCTTCTACAAGCGGCTGGACACCGGCTGCTTCCAGGTGCCGCGAGGGTTGGAGGAAGGCGCTACCAGCCTGGCGGTGGAGGAGCACGTGCTGGAGGAGTTGCTGGACGGGCTGCGCGTGGAGGCGCCCAGGCGGGGCCCTCGCCCACATTGA
- the tnpC gene encoding IS66 family transposase, with protein MGVDSAVVSGYKAAVSTHESPISAQARIAELEALLSAERQRAAQLERERDVLKASHERLRLELELLKRRLFMAKAERVDTQQLELEFAQKLRALEEVAGTLGMASAEASGGAGAKQKSKPKGRRDLKSLPLEERRVVIADPLFDELVAQGKAEKIGFEESCKLAWQRGGMRRLVIARVKYRTVGADGEATLASAMAPKEVFFRCLAAPSLLAHLATEKYCDGLPLFRMEKRLARDGVAVDRGTMARWLEDMGATLGTTVVAAMREEALATAFCIATDATGVAVQPAPAEGPRQACRRGHYFVQVVDRDAVFFEYTPKETSAAVLELFKGFKGYVQADAKSVYNALFRPAEDAPADGEEGVCQEVACWAHCRRGFWEAATAKDVIAREGLARISRLFQLEATWRDKPPEEIHRLRHAHLRAHVDAFFVWAQEEYEKVREQRGLLRRALGYAVRQREALRCFLDDGRLLLENNRSERELRRIAVGRKAWLFVGSDDHAERAGHLFTLIATARLHGLEPETYLRDILRVLAHWPHQRYLELAPKYWAATRARLLPSELDAEVGELTVPAPVAASPEEQSSPR; from the coding sequence GTGGGTGTCGACAGCGCGGTGGTGAGTGGTTACAAGGCCGCGGTGTCCACGCACGAGTCTCCCATTTCCGCGCAGGCGCGCATCGCCGAGCTCGAGGCGCTGTTGAGCGCCGAGAGGCAGCGCGCCGCGCAGTTGGAGAGGGAGCGGGACGTGCTGAAAGCCTCGCACGAGAGGCTGCGGCTGGAGTTGGAGTTACTCAAGCGCCGCCTCTTCATGGCCAAGGCGGAGCGGGTGGACACCCAGCAGTTGGAGTTGGAATTCGCCCAGAAGCTGCGCGCCCTGGAAGAGGTGGCCGGCACACTGGGCATGGCCTCGGCGGAGGCGTCAGGCGGCGCGGGGGCGAAGCAGAAGTCCAAGCCCAAGGGCCGGCGGGACTTGAAGAGTCTGCCGCTGGAAGAGAGGCGGGTGGTGATTGCGGACCCTCTCTTCGACGAGCTGGTGGCCCAGGGGAAGGCGGAGAAAATCGGCTTCGAGGAGAGCTGCAAGCTGGCCTGGCAGCGCGGCGGTATGCGGCGCCTCGTCATCGCCCGGGTGAAGTACCGCACGGTGGGGGCCGACGGGGAGGCCACGCTGGCCTCGGCCATGGCGCCCAAGGAAGTCTTCTTCCGCTGCCTGGCGGCGCCCTCGCTGCTGGCCCACCTGGCCACCGAGAAGTACTGCGACGGGCTGCCGTTGTTCCGCATGGAGAAGCGCCTGGCCCGCGACGGCGTGGCGGTGGACAGGGGGACGATGGCGCGGTGGCTGGAGGACATGGGCGCCACCCTGGGCACCACCGTGGTGGCCGCCATGCGCGAGGAGGCGCTGGCCACCGCCTTCTGCATCGCCACCGACGCCACGGGCGTGGCGGTGCAGCCGGCCCCCGCCGAGGGGCCTCGCCAGGCGTGCCGACGCGGCCACTACTTCGTCCAGGTAGTCGACAGGGACGCCGTCTTCTTCGAGTACACGCCGAAGGAGACGAGCGCCGCGGTGCTGGAGCTCTTCAAGGGCTTCAAGGGCTACGTGCAGGCCGACGCCAAGAGCGTCTACAACGCCCTCTTCCGTCCCGCCGAGGACGCGCCCGCTGACGGCGAGGAGGGGGTGTGTCAGGAGGTGGCGTGCTGGGCGCACTGCCGCCGGGGCTTCTGGGAGGCGGCGACGGCCAAGGACGTCATCGCCAGGGAGGGGCTGGCGCGCATCAGTCGCCTCTTCCAGTTGGAAGCGACATGGAGGGACAAGCCCCCGGAGGAGATTCACCGGCTGAGGCATGCCCACCTGCGTGCGCACGTGGACGCCTTCTTCGTCTGGGCCCAGGAGGAGTACGAGAAGGTGCGGGAGCAGCGCGGCCTCTTGCGCCGGGCCCTCGGCTACGCCGTGCGCCAGCGCGAGGCGCTGCGCTGCTTCCTCGACGACGGACGGCTGCTGCTTGAGAACAACCGCTCCGAGAGAGAATTGAGAAGGATTGCCGTCGGACGCAAGGCCTGGCTCTTCGTCGGGAGCGATGACCATGCCGAGCGCGCCGGCCACCTCTTCACCCTCATCGCCACCGCGCGACTGCACGGACTCGAGCCCGAGACCTACCTGCGCGACATCCTGCGCGTGCTGGCCCACTGGCCCCACCAGCGCTACCTCGAGCTCGCTCCCAAGTACTGGGCCGCTACGCGCGCTCGCCTCCTCCCCTCCGAACTCGACGCCGAGGTGGGCGAACTCACCGTCCCGGCGCCGGTTGCGGCCTCGCCCGAAGAGCAGTCGTCGCCGCGCTGA
- a CDS encoding IS4 family transposase, with protein sequence MAEGLRALVSAEDILEAARRLGALQRQRKVDLVALVESTVAAVTPLPGTQTTAFANYIALTGQKLSPSAFFERFNHAFGLLMCEVAGRAVQAVREAIGEDKPFNELGALLEEFSDVQVADSTCQLLRRLAADWAPSTSQARPASFKWHALVSLRDELPVADGVTPQRTQDTRALPEEALAPGTLTFMDLGYTDTGRFLDAIEAGAHFLVRLKAQHDPKVLRVHVGKGERVRARGMRLTDALLQGVLREEGGVIDVDVQLEKQGRTASARVVAVQGPEGERRWYLTTVGRDVLTALEVAEAYRLRWRVELLFKALKSGVGLTALRATRPGAVLSLVYAKVIALALSRLLELSMQQKAGESGQQHATGRLALVLALTRCAPLLLSHAMMSRGVTLEQLEERILLIAEVTARSRQQRRERERRKREASLGSGR encoded by the coding sequence GTGGCTGAGGGACTCCGGGCACTGGTGTCGGCCGAGGACATTCTGGAGGCGGCGCGGCGGTTGGGTGCGTTGCAGCGCCAGCGCAAGGTGGACCTGGTGGCGCTGGTGGAGTCCACCGTGGCCGCGGTGACGCCGCTGCCCGGCACGCAGACAACGGCCTTCGCCAACTACATCGCGCTCACCGGACAGAAGCTGTCACCCAGCGCCTTCTTCGAGCGCTTCAACCACGCCTTTGGGCTGTTGATGTGTGAGGTGGCCGGCCGGGCCGTGCAGGCCGTGCGCGAGGCCATCGGCGAGGACAAGCCCTTCAATGAACTGGGAGCCTTGCTGGAAGAATTCTCAGACGTGCAGGTGGCCGACTCCACCTGCCAACTGCTGCGGCGACTGGCGGCTGACTGGGCCCCCTCCACCAGCCAGGCACGGCCAGCGTCCTTCAAATGGCACGCGCTGGTATCGCTGCGAGACGAGTTGCCGGTGGCGGACGGAGTGACGCCCCAGCGCACCCAGGACACGCGCGCATTGCCCGAAGAGGCGCTGGCGCCCGGCACGCTCACCTTCATGGACTTGGGGTACACAGACACCGGCCGCTTCCTTGATGCGATTGAGGCCGGAGCCCATTTCCTGGTGCGGCTGAAGGCCCAGCATGACCCGAAGGTGCTGCGGGTGCACGTGGGCAAGGGCGAGCGCGTGCGGGCCCGGGGCATGCGCCTGACGGATGCGCTACTGCAGGGCGTGCTGCGTGAGGAGGGCGGCGTCATCGACGTGGACGTGCAACTGGAGAAGCAGGGGCGCACGGCCTCGGCGCGGGTGGTGGCCGTGCAAGGGCCAGAGGGTGAGCGGCGCTGGTATCTGACGACGGTAGGCCGCGACGTGTTGACAGCCCTGGAGGTGGCCGAGGCCTACCGTCTGCGCTGGAGGGTGGAACTTCTCTTCAAAGCCCTCAAATCCGGTGTGGGACTGACGGCGCTGCGCGCCACGCGGCCTGGCGCGGTGCTCTCGTTGGTGTACGCCAAGGTGATTGCCCTGGCCCTCTCGCGCCTGCTGGAACTGTCGATGCAGCAGAAGGCAGGCGAGTCGGGTCAGCAGCATGCGACGGGGCGGCTCGCGCTGGTGCTGGCGTTGACCCGCTGCGCCCCACTGCTGCTGTCGCATGCGATGATGAGCCGGGGCGTAACCCTGGAGCAATTGGAGGAGCGCATCCTCCTCATCGCGGAGGTGACCGCTCGTTCACGCCAGCAGCGCCGCGAGCGTGAACGACGCAAGCGGGAGGCTTCCCTCGGGAGCGGCCGCTAA